In one window of Miscanthus floridulus cultivar M001 chromosome 12, ASM1932011v1, whole genome shotgun sequence DNA:
- the LOC136497645 gene encoding salt tolerance receptor-like cytoplasmic kinase 1 → MFRGCGLFACARRGRGDLRKRGELGCASSRVAPAEPELVCVDEAEAEDSGAASARQLAWAEVETATGGFSSKVVGRGGFSTVYLASLSSSSRLGAVKVHCSSERLHRAFRRELDVLLSLRHPHIVRLLGYCDERDVGVLVFEYAPNGDLHEALHGGAGGVLPWARRVAVAFQVASALEYLHEGRDPAVIHGDIKASNVLLDASMDAKLCDFGFAHVGISATMGGRPSDRAVMGSPGYVDPHLFRSGVATRKSDVYSFGVLLLELLTGKEAVCRETGHRLTAAVRPKLGDGQVSDVLDQRLGGDYDVAEAAAVADLAMQCVSDSPGLRPSMADVVRVLQEKTSAAGSRLDRKMLS, encoded by the coding sequence ATGTTCAGGGGTTGCGGCCTGTTCGCGTGCGCCCGCCGGGGCCGCGGCGACCTCAGGAAGCGCGGGGAGCTAGGCTGCGCGAGCTCGCGGGTGGCGCCGGCAGAGCCGGAGCTGGTGTGCGTGGACGAGGCCGAGGCAGAGGACAGCGGCGCCGCGTCCGCGCGGCAGCTGGCGTGGGCGGAGGTGGAGACCGCCACGGGCGGGTTCTCGTCCAAGGTGGTCGGCCGCGGCGGGTTCAGCACGGTGTACCTCGCCTcgctctcctcctcctcgcggcTCGGCGCCGTCAAGGTCCACTGCAGCAGCGagcgcctccaccgcgcgttccGCCGGGAGCTGGACGTGCTCCTCTCCCTCCGCCACCCGCACATCGTCCGTCTCCTCGGCTACTGCGACGAGCGGGACGTGGGCGTGCTGGTGTTCGAGTACGCGCCCAACGGCGACCTCCACGAGGCGCTtcacggcggcgcgggcggcgtCCTCCCCTGGGCGCGCCGCGTGGCGGTCGCGTTCCAGGTGGCCTCGGCGCTGGAGTACCTCCACGAGGGCCGTGACCCGGCCGTCATCCACGGCGACATCAAGGCCTCCAACGTCCTCCTCGACGCCAGCATGGACGCCAAGCTCTGCGACTTCGGCTTCGCGCACGTCGGCATCTCGGCCACCATGGGTGGCCGGCCCTCGGATCGCGCCGTCATGGGCTCCCCGGGCTACGTCGACCCCCACCTCTTCCGCTCCGGAGTGGCCACCAGGAAgagcgacgtgtacagcttcggcgtgCTGCTGCTCGAGCTCTTGACGGGCAAGGAGGCCGTCTGCCGCGAGACAGGGCACCGCCTCACGGCCGCGGTGAGGCCTAAGCTCGGCGACGGCCAAGTGTCGGACGTTCTGGACCAGAGGCTGGGAGGAGACTACGACGTCGCCGAGGCGGCCGCCGTGGCGGATCTCGCCATGCAGTGCGTCAGTGACAGCCCCGGGCTCCGGCCATCCATGGCCGACGTCGTGCGCGTGCTCCAGGAGAAGACCTCCGCCGCTGGATCGAGACTGGACCGCAAGATGTTGTCCTAA